One Mycobacterium sp. SMC-4 DNA window includes the following coding sequences:
- the rho gene encoding transcription termination factor Rho: MTDTDLITAGDSANSGELPTSVSPEVPPSTGDSAAPAAARRGGALTSMVLPELRALAKELGIDGASGMRKGDLVAAIRERRGSTSNGAPAPSAPAGDASAAESGDTAQAAEAPAAQAPRRERRGASRDQGKPGGEQGAGQSDGGQSDGATSADSDKSNRVERGGRGNRDVQDAKADRSGDTSDSSEKADRAQKSEKSGNDSDNRSDGDQQGGQNRGRADNNRSDTGDDDGEGRQGRRGRRFRDRRRRERGGEGGGNAEAELRDDDVVQPVAGILDVLDNYAFVRTSGYLAGPNDVYVSMNMVRKNGLRRGDAVTGAVRVPKEGDSGGGQNPRQKFNPLVRLDSVNGKPVEEAKKRPEFNKLTPLYPNQRLRLETSGDKLTTRVIDLIMPIGKGQRALIVSPPKAGKTTIMQDIANAITRNNPECHLMVVLVDERPEEVTDMQRSVKGEVIASTFDRPPSDHTQAAELAIERAKRLVEQGKDVVVLLDSITRLGRAYNNASPASGRILSGGVDSTALYPPKRFLGAARNIEEGGSLTIIATAMVETGSTGDTVIFEEFKGTGNAELKLDRKIAERRVFPAVDVNPSGTRKDELLLSPDEFAIVHKLRRVLSGLDPHQAIDLLMSQLRKTKNNYEFLVQVSKNTPGGADVD, translated from the coding sequence GTGACCGATACGGACCTCATCACGGCTGGTGACAGCGCCAATTCCGGTGAGCTGCCCACCTCCGTGAGCCCAGAAGTTCCCCCCTCCACGGGCGACAGCGCGGCCCCGGCCGCGGCGCGCCGCGGTGGTGCGTTGACCAGCATGGTGCTGCCCGAGCTGCGCGCGCTGGCGAAGGAACTCGGCATCGATGGTGCCTCGGGGATGCGCAAGGGCGACCTGGTCGCCGCCATCCGCGAGCGCCGTGGATCGACAAGCAATGGCGCCCCGGCCCCGAGTGCCCCCGCCGGCGACGCGTCGGCCGCGGAATCCGGCGACACGGCTCAGGCTGCCGAGGCCCCCGCCGCGCAGGCGCCCCGCCGCGAGCGTCGCGGCGCCTCGCGTGACCAGGGTAAACCCGGCGGTGAGCAGGGCGCTGGCCAGTCCGACGGTGGCCAGTCCGACGGGGCCACGAGCGCCGACTCGGACAAGAGCAACCGCGTCGAACGGGGCGGCCGCGGCAACCGCGACGTTCAGGATGCGAAGGCCGACCGGTCCGGCGACACTTCGGATTCTTCGGAGAAGGCCGATAGGGCGCAGAAGTCCGAGAAATCGGGCAACGATTCCGACAATCGCTCCGATGGCGACCAGCAGGGCGGACAGAACCGCGGCCGCGCAGACAACAACCGCTCCGACACCGGCGACGACGACGGCGAGGGCCGTCAGGGCCGGCGCGGACGACGGTTCCGGGACCGCCGGCGGCGGGAACGCGGCGGCGAGGGTGGCGGCAATGCCGAGGCCGAGCTGCGTGACGACGATGTCGTCCAGCCCGTCGCGGGCATCCTCGACGTGTTGGACAACTACGCCTTCGTGCGGACCTCCGGCTACCTGGCCGGCCCCAACGATGTCTACGTGTCGATGAATATGGTGCGCAAGAACGGTCTGCGTCGCGGGGACGCCGTCACCGGTGCTGTCCGCGTGCCCAAGGAGGGTGACAGCGGCGGGGGGCAGAATCCGCGGCAGAAGTTCAATCCGCTCGTGCGCCTCGACAGTGTCAATGGCAAGCCGGTCGAGGAGGCCAAGAAGCGGCCGGAGTTCAACAAGCTCACGCCGCTCTACCCCAACCAGCGTCTGCGTCTGGAGACCTCCGGGGACAAGCTGACCACCCGCGTGATCGATCTGATCATGCCGATCGGCAAGGGGCAGCGCGCCCTGATCGTGTCGCCGCCCAAGGCCGGTAAGACCACGATCATGCAGGACATCGCCAACGCGATCACCCGCAACAACCCGGAGTGCCATCTGATGGTCGTGCTCGTCGACGAGCGCCCCGAAGAGGTCACCGACATGCAGCGCTCGGTCAAGGGTGAGGTCATCGCCTCCACCTTCGACCGCCCGCCCTCGGATCACACCCAGGCTGCCGAGCTCGCGATCGAGCGCGCCAAGCGTCTGGTCGAGCAGGGCAAGGACGTTGTCGTGCTGCTCGACTCGATCACCCGGCTGGGCCGCGCGTACAACAACGCCTCCCCGGCTTCCGGGCGCATCCTCTCCGGTGGCGTGGACTCGACCGCGCTGTATCCGCCGAAACGCTTTCTGGGCGCAGCCCGCAACATCGAAGAGGGCGGATCGCTGACGATCATCGCCACCGCCATGGTGGAAACCGGCTCCACCGGTGACACGGTGATCTTCGAGGAGTTCAAGGGCACCGGTAACGCCGAGCTCAAACTCGACCGCAAGATTGCCGAGCGGCGCGTCTTCCCGGCAGTCGACGTCAACCCGTCGGGTACCCGCAAGGACGAGCTGCTGCTCTCGCCCGACGAGTTCGCGATTGTGCACAAGCTGCGTCGGGTGCTGTCCGGGCTGGACCCGCACCAGGCCATCGATCTGCTGATGAGCCAACTGCGCAAGACCAAGAACAACTACGAGTTCCTGGTTCAGGTTTCCAAGAACACCCCCGGTGGTGCCGACGTCGACTGA
- the fadD1 gene encoding fatty-acid--CoA ligase FadD1: MAETVQQLLRQLSGDDGIAVAYEGQTWTWREHLRTANAQAAALIGIADADRPLHVGTLLGNTPEMLTAMAAAGLGGYVLCGINNTRRGAALTRDMLRADCQLVLTDDEHAPLLDDVDLPGVRVINVGSPDYRDLLAGAGELTSHREPSPTDTFMLIFTSGTSGDPKAVQVMHAMVLLAGAALADRYRLTAEDVCYLSMPLFHSNAVLAGWSVALNAGAAMVPARFSASGFLDDIRRHGVTYMNYVGKPLAYILATPERPDDAVNPLRVAFGNEATDRDIAEFARRFDCQVWDGFGSTENAVTVTRDDGCPPGSIGKGFPGVAIYDGETLTECAVARFDENGALSNPDEAIGELVNTQGAGMFAGYYNDPGATDERMRHGMFWSGDLAYRDAEGWIYLAGRTADWMRVDGENMTAAPIERILIRLPVLSTVAVYPVPDEHVGDQVMAALVLQDGATLTPNEFADFLAAQPDLSPKAWPRHVWLTDRLPATATNKILKRALVEMGSAPTGGVLWRRVGHSFQGAGEQPASPSHG; this comes from the coding sequence GTGGCCGAGACAGTCCAGCAGCTGCTGCGGCAACTGAGCGGCGACGACGGTATCGCCGTCGCCTACGAGGGACAGACTTGGACGTGGCGCGAACATCTGCGCACCGCGAATGCCCAAGCGGCGGCGCTGATCGGCATTGCCGATGCGGACCGGCCCCTGCATGTCGGCACACTGCTGGGCAATACGCCGGAGATGCTGACTGCGATGGCGGCCGCCGGTCTCGGAGGTTACGTGCTGTGCGGGATCAACAACACCCGGCGGGGAGCTGCGCTCACGCGTGACATGCTGCGCGCCGACTGCCAGCTCGTACTCACCGACGACGAGCACGCTCCGCTCCTCGACGATGTGGACCTACCCGGGGTGCGCGTCATCAATGTCGGCAGCCCCGACTACCGGGACCTGCTGGCCGGCGCTGGGGAGCTCACGTCGCATCGGGAGCCGAGCCCCACCGACACGTTCATGCTGATTTTCACCTCGGGTACCAGCGGTGACCCCAAGGCCGTGCAGGTCATGCACGCGATGGTGTTGCTGGCCGGGGCGGCGCTGGCCGATCGCTACCGACTGACCGCTGAGGATGTCTGCTATCTGTCGATGCCGCTGTTTCACAGCAACGCAGTATTGGCCGGTTGGTCGGTCGCGCTCAACGCGGGCGCTGCCATGGTGCCGGCGCGTTTCTCGGCATCTGGTTTCCTCGACGACATCCGCCGCCACGGCGTGACGTACATGAACTACGTCGGCAAGCCGCTGGCCTACATCCTCGCCACCCCCGAGCGCCCCGACGATGCGGTCAACCCGCTGCGGGTGGCTTTCGGCAACGAGGCCACCGACCGTGACATCGCCGAGTTCGCGCGCCGCTTCGATTGCCAGGTCTGGGACGGCTTCGGGTCGACCGAGAATGCTGTCACCGTGACCCGCGACGACGGTTGTCCGCCGGGCTCGATCGGCAAGGGCTTCCCGGGTGTGGCGATCTATGACGGCGAGACGTTGACCGAATGCGCCGTCGCGCGGTTCGACGAAAACGGCGCGCTGAGCAATCCCGACGAAGCGATCGGCGAACTGGTCAACACGCAGGGGGCGGGCATGTTCGCCGGCTACTACAACGACCCCGGCGCGACCGACGAGCGCATGCGCCACGGAATGTTCTGGAGCGGCGACCTCGCCTACCGCGACGCCGAGGGCTGGATCTATCTCGCCGGCCGGACCGCCGACTGGATGCGCGTGGACGGCGAGAACATGACCGCCGCGCCCATCGAACGCATCCTGATCAGGTTGCCGGTCCTGAGCACCGTCGCGGTCTACCCGGTGCCCGACGAACACGTCGGTGACCAGGTGATGGCCGCGTTGGTACTGCAGGACGGCGCAACGCTGACACCGAATGAGTTCGCAGACTTCCTGGCTGCGCAGCCAGACCTGTCGCCCAAGGCGTGGCCACGTCACGTCTGGCTGACCGACCGACTGCCGGCCACCGCCACCAACAAAATCCTCAAACGGGCACTGGTCGAGATGGGGTCCGCGCCGACAGGCGGGGTGCTGTGGCGGCGGGTGGGCCATTCCTTTCAGGGGGCCGGCGAGCAACCGGCGAGTCCCTCCCACGGCTGA
- the thrC gene encoding threonine synthase, which translates to MSTASAVHKPWPGLIAAYRDRLPVEDSWTPITLREGGTPLLPAPRLSEYTGCTVHLKVEGLNPTGSFKDRGMTMAVTEAVARGQQAVLCASTGNTSASAAAYAARAGITCAVLVPQGKIAMGKLAQAVMHGAKIIQIDGNFDDCLELARKLTADFPTVSLVNSVNPFRIDGQKTAAFEIVDALGDAPDFHALPVGNAGNITAYWKGYTEYHRDGVSQRLPRMLGTQAAGAAPLVLGEPVSDPETIATAIRIGSPASWSSAVEAQQQSDGRFLAATDEEILAAYHLVARAEGVFVEPASAASIAGLLKSIEDGWVAKGSTVVCTVTGNGLKDPDTALKGMPAVIPVPVDPVAVVAKLGLV; encoded by the coding sequence GTGAGTACCGCTTCTGCCGTGCACAAGCCGTGGCCGGGTTTGATTGCCGCCTACCGGGACCGGCTGCCCGTCGAGGACAGCTGGACCCCGATCACGTTGCGCGAAGGTGGCACCCCGTTGTTGCCGGCTCCCCGGCTGTCCGAGTACACCGGCTGCACGGTGCACCTGAAGGTCGAGGGTCTCAACCCGACCGGGTCGTTCAAGGATCGCGGGATGACCATGGCCGTGACCGAAGCGGTGGCCCGCGGTCAGCAGGCTGTGCTGTGCGCCTCGACGGGTAACACCTCAGCGTCGGCGGCAGCTTACGCGGCACGGGCCGGAATCACCTGCGCAGTGCTGGTGCCGCAGGGCAAGATCGCGATGGGCAAGCTGGCGCAGGCCGTCATGCACGGAGCCAAGATCATTCAGATCGACGGCAACTTCGACGACTGCCTGGAACTGGCCCGCAAGCTGACCGCCGACTTCCCGACCGTCTCGCTGGTCAACTCGGTCAACCCGTTTCGCATCGACGGACAGAAGACCGCTGCGTTCGAGATCGTCGATGCGCTCGGCGATGCTCCTGATTTCCATGCGCTGCCGGTCGGCAACGCCGGCAACATCACCGCGTACTGGAAGGGTTACACCGAATACCACCGCGACGGCGTCTCCCAGCGGTTGCCGCGCATGCTCGGTACCCAGGCCGCCGGTGCGGCTCCGCTCGTGCTCGGTGAGCCGGTCAGCGATCCCGAGACCATCGCCACCGCCATCCGTATTGGCTCGCCGGCGTCCTGGAGTTCGGCAGTGGAAGCCCAGCAGCAGTCCGACGGTCGTTTCCTGGCCGCCACCGACGAGGAGATCCTGGCCGCGTACCACCTGGTGGCCCGCGCTGAGGGAGTGTTCGTCGAACCCGCGTCGGCGGCCAGCATCGCCGGCCTGCTCAAGTCGATCGAAGACGGTTGGGTCGCCAAAGGATCCACCGTCGTCTGCACCGTCACCGGGAACGGACTCAAAGACCCCGACACTGCGCTGAAGGGTATGCCCGCGGTCATTCCCGTCCCCGTCGATCCGGTCGCCGTGGTGGCGAAGCTGGGTCTGGTCTAG
- the prfA gene encoding peptide chain release factor 1, with protein MTDTTTAIDAVLAEHADLEQRMADPELHADPGAARKVGRRFAQISPIVAAHRKLEIARGDLEAARELAADDASFATEVDELSATVAELETQLADLLAPRDPHDADDIVLEVKSGEGGEESALFAADLARMYIRYAERRGWNVTILDETSSDLGGYKDATLSIRSKGDSADGVWSRLKFEGGVHRVQRVPVTESQGRVHTSAAGVLVYPEPEEVEQVQLDESDLRIDVYRSSGKGGQGVNTTDSAVRITHLPTGIVVTCQNERSQLQNKARAMQVLAARLQALAEEQAQADASADRASQIRTVDRSERIRTYNFPENRIADHRINFKAHNLDQVLDGELDALFDALAAADRQTRLQST; from the coding sequence GTGACCGACACCACAACGGCGATCGATGCCGTCCTCGCCGAGCATGCCGACCTGGAACAGCGGATGGCCGATCCGGAGCTGCATGCCGACCCCGGTGCTGCCCGCAAGGTCGGTCGCCGATTCGCTCAGATCTCCCCGATCGTTGCGGCGCACCGCAAACTGGAGATCGCCCGCGGAGACCTCGAGGCTGCCCGCGAACTGGCCGCCGATGACGCGTCGTTCGCCACGGAGGTCGACGAACTCAGCGCCACCGTCGCCGAACTCGAGACGCAACTGGCCGATCTGCTGGCTCCGCGCGACCCGCATGACGCCGACGACATAGTGCTCGAGGTGAAGTCCGGGGAAGGTGGTGAGGAGTCGGCGTTGTTCGCCGCCGACCTGGCCCGGATGTACATCCGCTATGCCGAGCGCCGCGGATGGAACGTCACGATCCTCGACGAGACCAGTTCCGATCTCGGTGGTTACAAGGACGCGACGCTGTCCATCCGTAGCAAGGGGGATTCGGCTGACGGGGTGTGGTCTCGGCTGAAGTTCGAAGGCGGGGTGCACCGCGTCCAGCGGGTGCCGGTCACCGAATCCCAAGGTCGGGTGCACACCTCGGCAGCAGGCGTCCTCGTCTACCCCGAGCCAGAGGAAGTCGAGCAGGTGCAACTCGACGAATCCGATCTGCGCATCGACGTCTACCGCAGCTCCGGCAAGGGGGGACAGGGGGTCAACACCACCGACTCTGCGGTGCGCATCACCCATCTGCCCACCGGCATTGTGGTGACCTGCCAGAACGAGCGCTCCCAGCTGCAGAACAAGGCGCGCGCCATGCAGGTTTTGGCCGCCCGACTGCAGGCGCTGGCCGAGGAACAGGCGCAAGCCGACGCCTCCGCCGACCGCGCCAGCCAGATCCGCACCGTGGACCGTAGCGAACGAATCCGGACCTACAACTTCCCGGAGAATCGGATCGCCGACCACCGCATCAACTTCAAGGCCCACAATCTCGACCAGGTGCTCGACGGCGAACTCGACGCCCTGTTCGACGCCCTGGCCGCGGCCGACAGGCAGACGCGGCTGCAGAGCACGTGA
- a CDS encoding L-threonylcarbamoyladenylate synthase, protein MAEMFDCSDPAQRTTGIASAISALKGGRLVVMPTDTVYGIGADAFDSEAVAALLAAKGRGRNMPVPVLVGSWHTIQGLVYTVPPTAKELIRAFWPGALSLVVHQAPSLQWDLGDAHGSVMLRMPLHPVAIELLREVGPMAVSSANLSGHPAAVTAAAAREQLGDLVEVYLDGGPAQAQAASTIVDLTGAHPRILREGPVTVDAIADVLRVEAATLLPQPD, encoded by the coding sequence ATGGCTGAGATGTTCGACTGCTCGGATCCGGCGCAGCGCACGACGGGAATCGCCTCGGCGATCAGTGCCCTCAAAGGCGGCCGGCTCGTGGTCATGCCGACCGACACCGTCTACGGCATCGGTGCCGATGCGTTCGACAGTGAGGCCGTCGCGGCTCTATTGGCGGCGAAGGGACGCGGGCGCAACATGCCGGTGCCGGTGCTGGTCGGCTCCTGGCACACGATTCAGGGCCTGGTGTACACGGTGCCGCCGACGGCGAAAGAACTGATCCGCGCGTTCTGGCCCGGCGCGCTGAGCCTGGTGGTGCACCAGGCCCCGTCGCTGCAGTGGGACCTCGGTGACGCGCACGGGTCGGTGATGCTGCGCATGCCGCTGCATCCGGTGGCCATCGAGTTGCTGCGTGAGGTCGGGCCGATGGCGGTCTCCAGCGCCAACCTGTCCGGGCATCCGGCAGCTGTCACCGCCGCCGCGGCCCGTGAGCAACTCGGCGACCTCGTCGAGGTCTATCTGGACGGCGGACCTGCGCAGGCGCAGGCGGCATCGACGATCGTCGACCTGACCGGAGCCCACCCGCGCATCCTCCGGGAGGGGCCGGTCACCGTTGACGCGATCGCCGACGTGTTGCGCGTCGAGGCCGCCACGCTGCTGCCGCAACCCGACTGA
- the rpmE gene encoding 50S ribosomal protein L31, producing MKSGIHPDYVETNVLCGCGASFTTRSTKKSGNITVEVCSQCHPFYTGKQKILDSGGRVARFEKRYGKRSAGQSASAADK from the coding sequence ATGAAATCAGGGATTCATCCTGACTACGTCGAGACCAACGTGCTGTGTGGGTGCGGGGCGAGCTTCACCACCCGCAGCACGAAGAAGAGCGGCAACATCACTGTCGAGGTCTGCTCGCAGTGCCACCCGTTCTACACCGGCAAGCAGAAGATCCTCGACAGCGGCGGCCGCGTCGCGCGATTCGAGAAGCGCTACGGCAAGCGCTCGGCGGGCCAGAGCGCGTCCGCAGCCGACAAGTAA
- a CDS encoding MarR family winged helix-turn-helix transcriptional regulator translates to MFIAHRDVETRVMDALADAGISDITQAQSRLMQRLDPAGMRLTDLAEQARVTKQTAGALVDQLERAGYVRRLPDPSDARARLVTLSDKGVRTCRIAAAEIGRVEAQWRNHLGDNAFDALRTALIALREITDPYW, encoded by the coding sequence ATGTTCATCGCCCACCGTGACGTCGAGACGCGGGTGATGGACGCGCTCGCAGACGCGGGGATCTCGGACATCACGCAAGCGCAGTCCCGGCTGATGCAGCGACTGGACCCCGCCGGCATGAGGCTGACCGACCTCGCCGAACAGGCACGCGTCACCAAGCAGACAGCCGGGGCGCTCGTCGACCAGCTGGAACGGGCCGGCTACGTGCGCCGCCTGCCCGACCCCTCCGACGCCCGCGCCAGGCTCGTCACGCTCAGCGACAAAGGTGTCCGCACGTGCCGGATCGCCGCAGCCGAAATCGGCCGTGTCGAAGCGCAATGGCGAAATCACCTTGGCGACAACGCCTTCGACGCGCTACGTACAGCGCTGATCGCGCTGCGTGAGATCACCGATCCGTACTGGTGA
- the prmC gene encoding peptide chain release factor N(5)-glutamine methyltransferase, which produces MTMRQAIKAATDELTAAGVGSARVDAELLAEHIAAVPRGLLALSTPGAAFLNRYRQLIALRAQRVPLQHLTGTASFGPVTVQVGPGVFIPRPETEALLEWASIQPLPAQAVIVDLCTGSGALALALAARHPGARVIAVDDSEQALDYARRNVGDTGIELVRADVTAPDLLADLDAPVDLLVANPPYIPAGAQLEPEVAQHDPEHALFGGVDGMAVIGPIVDAATRLLRPGGYCAVEHDDTTSGQTVELFHRARCFDNVTARHDWTGRARFVTARRGG; this is translated from the coding sequence ATGACCATGCGTCAGGCGATCAAGGCCGCGACCGACGAGTTGACGGCCGCCGGGGTGGGGTCGGCGCGCGTCGACGCCGAGCTGTTGGCTGAACACATCGCCGCTGTCCCGCGCGGATTGCTCGCGCTGAGCACCCCCGGCGCCGCATTCCTGAATCGCTACCGACAGTTGATTGCCTTGCGCGCCCAGCGCGTGCCCCTGCAACATCTCACCGGCACCGCGAGCTTCGGTCCGGTCACCGTGCAGGTCGGCCCCGGGGTCTTCATCCCGCGGCCGGAAACCGAAGCGCTCCTGGAGTGGGCTTCGATCCAGCCGTTGCCGGCCCAAGCGGTGATCGTCGACCTGTGCACCGGTTCGGGTGCTCTCGCACTGGCGTTGGCCGCACGCCATCCCGGGGCCAGGGTGATCGCCGTCGACGACTCCGAGCAGGCGTTGGACTACGCCCGCCGCAATGTGGGGGACACCGGCATCGAACTCGTGCGCGCCGACGTCACTGCGCCCGACCTGCTCGCTGACCTCGATGCGCCGGTGGATCTGCTGGTGGCCAACCCGCCCTACATTCCCGCCGGCGCCCAGCTGGAACCCGAAGTGGCCCAACACGACCCCGAGCACGCCTTGTTCGGCGGTGTCGACGGCATGGCGGTGATCGGCCCGATCGTGGACGCCGCCACGCGGTTGCTGCGGCCCGGCGGCTATTGCGCGGTCGAGCATGACGACACCACCTCCGGTCAGACCGTCGAACTGTTCCACCGCGCCCGGTGTTTCGACAACGTCACCGCGCGACACGACTGGACCGGTCGCGCCCGATTCGTGACCGCTCGGCGGGGCGGGTGA
- a CDS encoding maleylpyruvate isomerase family mycothiol-dependent enzyme — protein sequence MDTEAAWRHIDVQRSELAGLLEDLDTDAWRTPSLCRGWTVGHVAAHLTHSTLGAPRMLWEIARGGFRMNAVIDRMARADGGTPAEVAARLRSTVGCRRHPPGTTVFDPLTDVLVHTQDICVPLGIARVMPTEAAVAAAHHVWSRGFPFHARRRLAAKHLMATDADFAVGQGDPVQAPIRDLLMMMTGRG from the coding sequence ATGGATACCGAAGCCGCGTGGCGCCACATCGACGTGCAACGCAGTGAGCTTGCCGGTCTGCTCGAGGACCTCGATACCGACGCCTGGCGCACGCCCTCGCTGTGCCGGGGATGGACCGTCGGGCACGTGGCGGCACACCTGACCCATTCGACGCTGGGTGCGCCGAGAATGTTGTGGGAGATCGCTCGCGGTGGATTCCGGATGAACGCGGTCATCGACAGGATGGCCCGCGCCGACGGCGGAACTCCGGCCGAAGTCGCTGCTCGGTTGCGTAGCACGGTCGGCTGCCGACGCCACCCGCCAGGGACCACGGTGTTCGATCCGCTCACCGACGTGCTGGTGCACACTCAGGACATCTGCGTCCCGCTCGGGATCGCGCGGGTGATGCCGACCGAGGCCGCCGTCGCTGCGGCCCACCACGTGTGGAGTCGCGGTTTTCCATTCCACGCGCGACGGCGCCTCGCCGCCAAGCATCTGATGGCCACCGACGCCGACTTCGCCGTCGGTCAGGGCGACCCGGTTCAGGCGCCGATCAGAGATCTGCTGATGATGATGACCGGGCGTGGCTGA
- the thrB gene encoding homoserine kinase encodes MTLTLPPGLTANAVVAASSANLGPGFDSLGLAVSIYDEIIVETTQSGLVVQVEGEGEGQVPLDSSHLVVQAIERGLRELGVAAPGMIVRCRNDIPHSRGLGSSAAAVVGGLAAANGLAAQVDGTPMSESQLIQLSSEFEGHPDNAAAAVCGGAIVSWTETAGHHGDAPRYAAAPITLHPDIHLFVGIPQVRSSTAETRVLLPEQVSHHDARFNLSRAALLVVALTERPDLLMAATEDVLHQPQRVPAMPASGEFLAGLRRCGVAAVLSGAGPAVLALSTQRELPAEAVRFGADNGFAIVRTSVGSGVKWASGVVVGS; translated from the coding sequence ATGACGCTCACACTGCCGCCCGGGCTGACGGCCAATGCTGTGGTTGCGGCATCGAGTGCCAACCTCGGGCCGGGTTTCGACAGTCTGGGTCTGGCGGTCAGCATCTATGACGAGATCATCGTCGAGACAACACAATCCGGTCTTGTTGTCCAGGTCGAGGGTGAGGGGGAGGGGCAGGTCCCCCTGGATTCCTCGCATCTGGTGGTGCAAGCGATCGAGCGCGGTCTGCGTGAGCTCGGAGTGGCGGCGCCGGGGATGATCGTTCGGTGTCGCAACGACATTCCGCATTCGCGGGGTCTCGGTTCGTCGGCAGCCGCCGTTGTCGGAGGACTCGCCGCAGCCAATGGCCTTGCGGCTCAGGTAGATGGCACGCCGATGAGCGAGTCCCAGTTGATTCAGCTGTCTTCGGAGTTTGAAGGACACCCGGACAATGCGGCCGCAGCGGTCTGCGGCGGTGCGATCGTGTCGTGGACCGAGACTGCCGGCCACCACGGCGATGCCCCCCGCTATGCGGCGGCGCCCATCACATTGCACCCCGATATTCACCTGTTCGTCGGGATTCCGCAGGTGCGTTCGTCGACGGCCGAGACCCGGGTCCTGCTGCCCGAACAGGTCAGCCACCACGACGCACGGTTCAATCTGAGCCGGGCGGCACTGCTGGTGGTGGCACTGACCGAGCGACCCGACCTGCTGATGGCTGCGACCGAAGATGTCCTGCACCAACCTCAGCGGGTGCCGGCCATGCCGGCCTCCGGGGAATTTCTGGCCGGTTTGCGCCGTTGTGGGGTTGCGGCGGTGCTCTCAGGTGCTGGACCGGCGGTGCTGGCGTTGAGCACTCAACGTGAACTGCCGGCCGAAGCCGTCAGGTTCGGTGCCGACAACGGGTTCGCGATTGTGCGGACCTCGGTCGGCAGCGGCGTGAAGTGGGCTTCTGGAGTGGTGGTCGGTAGCTAG
- a CDS encoding TetR/AcrR family transcriptional regulator: MSVDTAVDSASAPEIKPSVRDRLIDAAERCLTVKGIRATTVSEVAEVAGVSRGWLYRHFPDKAELLGAAIVRLNDAFWTESRARLDALNGLDQRIAVGVALARKESETPGALVLKLRQEEPEAFTACVGLGVRGLIPEIAAFWEPYLRAAVECGEIHQNTDCPEAAEWIARQMMSLATVPGEQCDVDDPDSVLRHARRYIVAALRCDPREADEVSHARSSSSADL; the protein is encoded by the coding sequence ATGAGCGTGGACACTGCGGTCGATTCGGCGTCAGCGCCGGAGATCAAACCCTCGGTGCGCGACCGACTGATCGACGCCGCCGAACGGTGTTTGACAGTCAAGGGGATCCGCGCGACCACCGTGTCAGAGGTGGCTGAGGTCGCCGGGGTCAGCAGGGGTTGGCTCTACCGCCACTTTCCCGACAAAGCCGAACTGTTGGGTGCAGCGATCGTCCGCCTCAACGACGCGTTCTGGACCGAGTCGCGGGCACGTCTGGATGCGCTGAACGGACTCGACCAGCGCATCGCGGTGGGAGTGGCACTGGCCCGGAAAGAGTCCGAAACTCCCGGCGCCCTGGTACTCAAGCTCCGCCAGGAAGAGCCTGAGGCGTTCACGGCGTGTGTCGGGCTCGGCGTGCGCGGACTCATCCCGGAGATCGCCGCGTTCTGGGAGCCGTATCTGCGCGCGGCCGTCGAGTGCGGCGAGATCCACCAGAACACCGACTGCCCCGAGGCTGCGGAGTGGATCGCGCGGCAGATGATGAGTCTGGCGACGGTGCCCGGAGAGCAATGCGATGTCGACGACCCCGACTCGGTGCTGCGCCACGCCCGGCGCTACATCGTTGCGGCGCTGCGGTGCGATCCCCGGGAGGCCGACGAGGTCAGCCACGCCCGGTCATCATCATCAGCAGATCTCTGA